The following proteins are encoded in a genomic region of Mycobacterium kiyosense:
- a CDS encoding hypothetical protein (frameshifted, insertion at around 1537820,1537582): MTDVPWLTVLWLLPLAGSVLVILLPPGQRQLAKWTGVVVSVLTLAVSLVVGIGFKPGGSNYQFVESHQWIPAFGTGYTLGVDGIALVLVVLTTVLIPLLLIAGWNDGGQTSPRGVHAYVALTLAIESMVLISVVALDVLLFYVFFEAMLIPMYFLIGGFGHGAGRSKAAVKFLLYNLFGGLIMLAAVIGLYVVTAQHGGGTFDFREIVTGVQWGRYSDVDPAVFKAIFLGFMFAFAVKAPLWPLHRWLPDAAVESTPATAVLITAVMDKVGTFGMLRYCLQLFPDASTYFRPVIVALAIIGGDLRRDRGDRPDRHDAPDRLHLDLALRVHHRRYLRDDHAGPERLDAVHAQPRPLDGGGVPDRRFPGVPARQSVDLRLRGACRRWPRSWRAPSWSPAWPPSRCPGWRRSSANSWCCWGLSTATGWPPRSGSPRWCWPRSTCSGSTSA, encoded by the coding sequence ATGACTGATGTTCCCTGGCTGACCGTGCTGTGGCTGCTGCCGCTGGCCGGGTCGGTGCTGGTCATCCTGCTGCCGCCGGGCCAGCGCCAGCTCGCCAAATGGACTGGCGTGGTGGTCAGCGTGCTGACCCTGGCGGTGTCGCTGGTCGTCGGTATCGGTTTCAAACCGGGCGGCAGCAACTACCAATTCGTCGAATCACACCAGTGGATACCGGCTTTCGGCACCGGATACACGTTGGGCGTGGACGGTATCGCGCTCGTCCTGGTGGTGCTCACCACGGTGCTGATCCCGCTGCTGCTTATCGCCGGCTGGAATGACGGTGGCCAGACCAGCCCGCGCGGGGTACACGCCTACGTCGCACTGACGCTGGCTATCGAGTCGATGGTGCTGATCTCGGTGGTCGCCCTCGACGTGCTGCTGTTCTACGTGTTCTTCGAGGCGATGCTGATCCCGATGTACTTCTTGATCGGCGGCTTCGGTCACGGTGCCGGACGTTCGAAGGCAGCGGTGAAGTTCTTGCTGTACAACCTGTTCGGCGGGTTGATCATGCTGGCGGCGGTGATCGGGCTGTACGTGGTGACCGCGCAGCACGGGGGCGGCACCTTCGATTTCCGCGAGATCGTCACCGGCGTGCAGTGGGGCCGCTACAGCGACGTGGATCCCGCGGTGTTCAAGGCCATCTTCCTGGGCTTCATGTTCGCGTTCGCGGTCAAAGCGCCGCTGTGGCCACTGCACCGCTGGCTGCCCGACGCCGCGGTCGAATCCACGCCGGCGACCGCGGTGCTGATCACCGCTGTGATGGACAAGGTCGGCACGTTCGGCATGCTGCGCTACTGCCTGCAGCTGTTCCCTGATGCCTCAACGTATTTCCGGCCGGTGATCGTGGCGCTGGCCATCATCGGGGGTGATCTACGGCGCGATCGTGGCGATCGGCCAGACCGACATGATGCGCCTGATCGCCTACACCTCGATCTCGCACTTCGGGTTCATCATCGCCGGTATCTTCGTGATGACCACGCAGGGCCAGAGCGGCTCGACGCTGTACATGCTCAACCACGGCCTCTCGACGGCGGCGGTGTTCCTGATCGCCGGTTTCCTGGTGTCCCGGCGCGGCAGTCGGTCGATCTCCGACTACGGGGGGCGTGCAGAAGGTGGCCCCGATCTTGGCGGGCACCTTCCTGGTCTCCTGCATGGCCACCCTCTCGCTGCCCGGGCTGGCGCCGTTCGTCAGCGAATTCCTGGTGCTGCTGGGGACTTTCAACCGCTACTGGGTGGCCGCCGCGTTCGGGGTCACCGCGCTGGTGCTGGCCGCGATCTACATGCTCTGGCTCTACCAGCGCGTGA
- a CDS encoding hypothetical protein (frameshifted, insertion at around 1537582): MLLGTFNRYWVAAAFGVTALVLAAIYMLWLYQRVMTGPVATGNEKIRDLAGREMVVVAPLIALLLVLGVYPKPILDVINPAVDHTMQTIGQHDPAPTVPMQVPRTAEGPHR; this comes from the coding sequence GTGCTGCTGGGGACTTTCAACCGCTACTGGGTGGCCGCCGCGTTCGGGGTCACCGCGCTGGTGCTGGCCGCGATCTACATGCTCTGGCTCTACCAGCGCGTGATGACCGGCCCGGTGGCGACCGGCAACGAGAAGATCCGCGACCTGGCCGGCCGCGAAATGGTGGTCGTCGCACCGCTTATCGCGCTGCTGCTGGTGCTCGGTGTGTACCCCAAGCCGATCTTGGACGTCATCAACCCGGCGGTCGACCACACCATGCAGACCATCGGCCAACACGATCCCGCACCCACCGTTCCTATGCAGGTACCCCGGACAGCCGAAGGACCGCACCGATGA
- the nuoF gene encoding NADH-quinone oxidoreductase subunit F, whose product MTPVISRYWDDPESWSLATYERHDGYQAMKKALAMDPDDVITTVKDSGLRGRGGAGFSTGTKWSFIPQGDSGAAAKPHYLVVNADESEPGTCKDIPLMLATPHVLVEGVIIASYAIRASHAFIYVRGEVVPVLRRLQNAVAEAYAAGYLGRDIGGSGFDLELVVHAGAGAYICGEETALLDSLEGRRGQPRLRPPFPAVAGLYGCPTVINNVETIASVPSIIRNGVDWFRSMGTEKSPGFTLYSLSGHVTRPGQYEAPLGITLRELLDYAGGVRAGHRLKFWTPGGSSTPLLTDEHLDVPLDYEGVGGVGSMLGTKALEIFDETTCVVRAVRRWTEFYKHESCGKCTPCREGTFWLDKIYARLENGQGTREDLDKLLDISDAILGKSFCALGDGAASPVMSSIKFFRDEYLAHVERGGCPFDPRDSMLSPDGKA is encoded by the coding sequence TTGACGCCGGTCATCAGCCGGTACTGGGACGACCCCGAGTCGTGGTCGCTGGCGACCTACGAACGTCATGACGGCTACCAGGCCATGAAGAAGGCCCTGGCAATGGACCCCGACGACGTGATCACGACGGTCAAGGACTCCGGACTGCGCGGTCGCGGCGGTGCGGGATTCTCCACCGGCACCAAGTGGTCGTTCATCCCGCAGGGCGACTCCGGCGCCGCCGCCAAGCCGCACTACCTGGTGGTCAACGCCGACGAGTCCGAACCCGGTACGTGCAAAGACATTCCGCTGATGCTGGCCACGCCGCACGTGCTGGTGGAAGGCGTGATAATCGCCTCCTACGCGATCCGGGCCAGCCACGCGTTCATCTACGTGCGCGGCGAGGTGGTACCGGTGTTGCGCCGGCTGCAGAACGCGGTGGCCGAGGCCTACGCCGCCGGTTATCTGGGCCGCGACATCGGCGGCTCCGGTTTCGACCTGGAGCTGGTGGTGCACGCCGGCGCCGGCGCCTACATCTGCGGCGAGGAGACCGCGCTGCTGGACTCGCTGGAAGGCCGCCGCGGCCAGCCCCGGCTGCGGCCACCCTTCCCCGCCGTCGCCGGCCTCTACGGCTGCCCGACGGTGATCAACAACGTGGAGACCATCGCCAGCGTCCCGTCGATCATCCGCAACGGCGTCGACTGGTTCCGCTCCATGGGCACCGAAAAGTCACCGGGCTTCACGCTGTATTCGCTGTCCGGGCACGTCACCCGGCCCGGCCAGTACGAGGCGCCGCTGGGAATCACGCTGCGCGAGTTGCTCGATTACGCCGGCGGCGTGCGGGCCGGGCACCGGCTCAAGTTCTGGACCCCGGGCGGGTCGTCCACGCCGCTGCTGACCGACGAACATCTCGACGTCCCACTGGATTACGAAGGAGTCGGCGGGGTCGGCTCGATGCTGGGCACCAAAGCTTTGGAGATCTTCGACGAGACCACCTGCGTGGTGCGGGCGGTGCGGCGCTGGACCGAGTTCTACAAGCACGAGTCCTGCGGCAAGTGCACACCGTGCCGCGAAGGCACCTTCTGGCTGGACAAGATCTACGCACGACTGGAAAACGGCCAGGGCACCCGCGAAGACCTCGACAAGCTGTTGGACATCTCCGACGCGATACTCGGAAAGTCGTTCTGCGCGTTGGGCGATGGCGCCGCCAGCCCGGTGATGTCCTCGATCAAGTTTTTCCGCGACGAATACCTCGCCCATGTCGAAAGAGGCGGATGCCCGTTCGACCCCCGAGACTCCATGCTCTCGCCGGACGGAAAGGCGTGA
- the nuoG gene encoding NADH-quinone oxidoreductase subunit G — protein MTTTSDATDKTGEATPPDMVSLTIDGVEISVPKGTLVIRAAELMGIQIPRFCDHPLLDPVGACRQCLVEVEGQRKPMASCTTVCTDDMQVHTQLTSPAADKAQHGVMELLLINHPLDCPMCDKGGECPLQNQAMSNGRAESRFTDTKRTFAKPINISSQVLLDRERCILCARCTRFSDQIAGDPFIDMQERGALQQVGIYANEPFDSYFSGNTVQICPVGALTGMSYRFRARPFDLVSSPSVCEHCAGGCAERTDHRRGKVMRRLAGDDPEVNEEWICDKGRWAFTYATQPDVLTTPLIRDADGTLQPASWSHAIVAAVQGLDAARGNTGVLVGGRVTWEDAYAYAKFARIVLGTNDIDFRARPFSAEEADFLAAHVAGRPVTVSFSDLETAPVVLLVGFEPEEESPSVFLRLRKAARKNGVPVYGVAPFATRALAKMSGRLLRTAPGAEPATLDGLTDGEVGELLRKPGAVIMVGERLATVPGGLTAAARLAEATGARLAWVPRRAGERGALEAGALPGLLPGGRPVADDAARAQVLAAWHVDELPTAPGRDADGILAAAADGTLGALLVGGIEPGDFADPEAVLGALDAAPFVVSLELRHSEVTERADVVFPVAPTTQKPGAFVNWEGRYRGFEPVFRGTTVQAGQSDHRVLDTLADEMGIYLGCASVESAREELAALGTWDGERPAGPSVQAAAPAQPGAGEAVLTGWRLLLDAGRGQDGEPHLAGTARQPEVRLSPDTAAEIGAADGEPVTVSTPRGSITLPLNITDMPDRVVWLPLNSPGSAVHRQLGVTAGSVVKIGAKS, from the coding sequence ATGACCACGACTTCTGATGCGACCGACAAGACCGGCGAGGCGACCCCGCCGGACATGGTGTCGCTGACCATCGACGGCGTCGAAATCAGTGTTCCCAAAGGCACTTTGGTGATCCGCGCGGCTGAGCTGATGGGGATTCAGATTCCCCGGTTCTGCGACCACCCGCTGCTCGACCCGGTCGGCGCGTGCCGGCAGTGCCTGGTGGAGGTGGAGGGCCAGCGCAAGCCGATGGCGTCGTGCACCACGGTGTGCACCGACGACATGCAGGTGCACACCCAGCTCACCTCGCCGGCCGCCGATAAGGCCCAGCACGGCGTGATGGAACTGCTGCTGATCAATCACCCGCTGGACTGTCCGATGTGCGACAAGGGCGGTGAATGCCCGTTGCAGAACCAGGCGATGTCCAACGGCCGCGCGGAATCTCGCTTCACCGACACCAAGCGCACCTTCGCCAAGCCGATCAACATATCCTCGCAGGTGCTGCTGGACCGGGAGCGGTGCATCCTGTGCGCCCGCTGCACCCGGTTCTCCGACCAGATCGCCGGTGACCCGTTCATCGACATGCAGGAGCGCGGCGCGCTGCAGCAGGTCGGCATCTACGCCAACGAGCCGTTCGACTCCTACTTCTCCGGCAACACCGTGCAAATCTGCCCGGTGGGCGCGTTGACCGGGATGTCCTACCGGTTCCGGGCCCGTCCCTTCGACCTGGTGTCCAGCCCGAGCGTGTGCGAGCACTGCGCGGGTGGCTGCGCCGAGCGCACCGACCATCGACGCGGCAAGGTGATGCGCCGGTTGGCCGGCGACGACCCCGAAGTCAACGAGGAATGGATCTGCGACAAGGGCCGCTGGGCGTTCACCTACGCGACCCAACCCGACGTCCTCACCACGCCGCTGATCCGCGACGCCGACGGGACGCTGCAGCCCGCGTCGTGGTCGCACGCGATCGTGGCCGCGGTGCAGGGACTCGACGCGGCCCGCGGCAACACCGGGGTTCTGGTCGGCGGCCGGGTCACCTGGGAAGACGCCTACGCCTACGCAAAGTTCGCGCGAATTGTGTTGGGCACCAACGACATCGACTTCCGCGCCCGACCCTTCTCGGCCGAGGAGGCCGACTTCCTGGCGGCGCACGTCGCCGGGCGGCCGGTCACCGTCAGCTTCTCCGACCTGGAGACCGCCCCGGTGGTGCTGCTGGTCGGGTTCGAGCCCGAGGAAGAGTCGCCGTCGGTGTTCCTGCGGTTGCGAAAGGCCGCCCGCAAGAACGGTGTTCCGGTCTACGGGGTGGCGCCGTTCGCCACCCGCGCCCTGGCCAAGATGTCCGGCCGGCTGCTGCGCACCGCGCCCGGCGCCGAGCCCGCCACGCTGGACGGCTTGACCGACGGCGAGGTGGGAGAGCTGCTGCGCAAACCCGGCGCGGTCATCATGGTCGGGGAGCGTCTGGCCACTGTTCCCGGCGGCCTGACGGCCGCGGCCCGACTGGCCGAGGCCACCGGCGCCCGGCTGGCCTGGGTGCCCCGGCGCGCCGGTGAGCGGGGCGCGCTGGAAGCCGGCGCGCTGCCCGGCCTGTTGCCGGGCGGTCGCCCCGTCGCCGACGACGCCGCCCGGGCACAGGTCCTCGCCGCGTGGCACGTGGACGAATTGCCTACCGCGCCAGGGCGGGACGCCGACGGCATCCTGGCCGCCGCCGCCGACGGCACCCTGGGTGCGCTGCTGGTGGGCGGCATCGAGCCCGGCGACTTCGCCGATCCCGAGGCGGTGCTGGGCGCACTCGATGCGGCGCCGTTCGTGGTCAGCTTGGAGTTGCGGCACAGCGAGGTCACCGAACGCGCCGACGTGGTGTTCCCGGTGGCGCCGACCACGCAGAAGCCGGGCGCGTTCGTCAACTGGGAAGGCCGCTACCGCGGCTTCGAACCGGTGTTCCGTGGCACCACCGTGCAGGCCGGCCAATCCGATCACCGGGTGCTCGACACGCTGGCCGACGAGATGGGCATCTACCTCGGCTGCGCCTCGGTGGAGTCGGCCCGCGAAGAACTGGCGGCGCTGGGTACCTGGGACGGTGAACGCCCGGCCGGGCCGTCGGTCCAGGCCGCAGCGCCCGCCCAGCCCGGCGCCGGCGAAGCGGTGCTGACCGGCTGGCGGTTGCTGCTCGACGCCGGCCGCGGCCAGGACGGCGAACCGCATCTGGCCGGAACCGCGCGCCAACCCGAGGTGCGGCTGTCGCCGGACACCGCGGCCGAGATCGGCGCCGCCGACGGTGAACCCGTCACGGTCAGCACCCCGCGCGGCTCGATCACATTGCCGCTCAACATCACCGACATGCCCGACCGGGTGGTGTGGTTGCCGTTGAACTCGCCCGGCTCGGCGGTACACCGGCAACTGGGCGTGACCGCAGGCAGCGTGGTGAAGATCGGGGCGAAATCATGA
- the nuoI gene encoding NADH-quinone oxidoreductase subunit I, producing the protein MANPLRRPLDALAGFGVTFSSMFKKTVTEEYPEKPGPVAPRYHGRHQLNRYPDGLEKCIGCELCAWSCPADAIYVEGADNTEEARYSPGERYGRVYQINYLRCIGCGLCIEACPTRALTMTNDYELADDNRADLIYEKDRLLAPLLQDMLAPPHPRAEGATDKDYYLGNVTAHGLRQSQDAK; encoded by the coding sequence GTGGCTAACCCACTCCGGCGTCCGTTGGACGCCCTGGCCGGATTCGGCGTGACATTCAGCTCGATGTTCAAAAAGACCGTCACCGAGGAATATCCGGAGAAGCCGGGCCCGGTGGCGCCGCGCTACCACGGACGCCATCAGCTCAACCGGTACCCCGACGGCCTGGAGAAGTGCATCGGCTGCGAGTTGTGCGCCTGGTCGTGTCCGGCCGACGCGATCTACGTCGAGGGCGCGGACAACACCGAGGAAGCCCGGTACTCCCCGGGCGAACGCTACGGGCGCGTCTATCAGATCAACTACCTACGCTGCATCGGCTGCGGCCTGTGCATCGAGGCCTGCCCCACCCGGGCGCTGACCATGACCAACGACTACGAACTGGCCGACGACAACCGCGCCGACCTGATCTACGAGAAGGACCGGCTGCTGGCGCCGCTGCTGCAGGACATGCTCGCGCCGCCGCACCCGCGGGCCGAGGGCGCCACCGACAAGGACTACTACCTGGGCAACGTGACCGCCCACGGTCTGCGTCAAAGCCAGGACGCCAAATGA
- the nuoL gene encoding NADH-quinone oxidoreductase subunit L, translating to MIHYTWLLVALPLAGAAILLFGGRRTDAFGHWLGTLAALSAFGVGATLLAEMLGRGEGDRTIAQTVYSWIPVGGLHVDFGLQIDQLSMCFVLLISGVGSLIHIYSIAYMAEDPDRRRFFGYLNLFLASMLLLVVADNYVLLYVGWEGVGLASYLLIGFWYHKPSAATAAKKAFVMNRVGDAGLALAMFLMFGTFGTVSYSGVFAGAPAASQGVLNAMGLLLLMGACAKSAQVPLQAWLGDAMEGPTPVSALIHAATMVTAGVYLIVRSNPVFNLAPGAQLAVVIVGAVTLMLGAFIGCAKDDIKRALAASTMSQIGYMVLAAGLGPAGYPFAIMHLLTHGFFKAGLFLGSGSIIHAMHEEQDMRRYGALRKALPITFATFGLGYLAIIGVWPFAGFFSKDAIIEAALGAGGTRGYVLGGAALLGAGITAFYMTRVMLMTFFGKKRWTPGTHPHESPALMTMPMILLAFGSVFSGFLFTYGDSLKHWLEPVVGVHEEAAHGIPAAAVSAAALAVVLVGVVVAYRMYGGKAEIPRVAPARVSVLTTAARADAYGDAFNEEVFMRPGAQLTHALVVADDAGVDGSVNGLAALVGRTSNRLRGFQTGFARNYALSMLLGAAVVAGALLAVNLW from the coding sequence ATGATTCACTACACCTGGCTGCTGGTGGCACTGCCCCTGGCAGGTGCCGCGATCCTGCTGTTCGGCGGTCGGCGCACCGACGCCTTCGGCCACTGGCTGGGCACACTGGCCGCGCTGTCCGCGTTCGGCGTGGGAGCCACGCTGCTAGCCGAGATGCTCGGTCGTGGCGAAGGCGACCGGACCATCGCCCAGACGGTGTACTCCTGGATTCCCGTCGGTGGCCTGCACGTCGACTTCGGCCTGCAGATCGACCAGCTGTCAATGTGTTTCGTGCTGCTGATCTCCGGAGTGGGCTCGCTGATCCACATCTATTCGATCGCCTACATGGCCGAGGACCCGGACCGCCGCCGCTTCTTCGGCTACCTCAATCTGTTCCTGGCCTCGATGCTGCTGCTGGTGGTCGCGGACAACTACGTGCTGCTCTACGTCGGCTGGGAAGGCGTGGGCCTGGCTTCCTACCTGCTGATCGGCTTCTGGTACCACAAGCCGTCGGCGGCCACGGCGGCCAAGAAGGCGTTCGTGATGAACCGGGTCGGCGACGCCGGGTTGGCATTGGCGATGTTCCTGATGTTCGGCACCTTCGGCACGGTGTCCTACAGCGGCGTGTTCGCCGGGGCGCCCGCCGCCAGTCAGGGCGTGCTGAACGCGATGGGTCTGCTGCTGCTGATGGGTGCGTGCGCCAAATCCGCCCAGGTGCCGCTGCAGGCCTGGTTGGGCGACGCCATGGAGGGCCCCACCCCGGTGTCCGCGCTGATCCACGCCGCCACCATGGTGACCGCCGGTGTCTACCTGATCGTGCGGTCCAACCCGGTGTTCAACCTGGCGCCCGGCGCGCAGCTGGCCGTCGTCATCGTCGGCGCGGTGACCCTGATGCTGGGAGCGTTCATCGGCTGCGCCAAGGACGACATCAAGCGGGCCCTGGCCGCCTCCACGATGAGCCAGATCGGCTACATGGTGCTGGCCGCGGGCCTGGGCCCGGCCGGCTACCCCTTCGCGATCATGCACCTGCTCACCCACGGCTTCTTCAAGGCCGGGCTGTTCCTGGGCTCCGGGTCGATCATCCATGCCATGCACGAGGAGCAGGACATGCGCCGCTACGGCGCGCTGCGCAAGGCTCTGCCGATCACCTTCGCCACCTTCGGTCTGGGGTATCTGGCGATCATCGGGGTGTGGCCGTTCGCCGGCTTCTTCTCCAAGGACGCGATCATCGAGGCGGCCCTGGGCGCGGGTGGCACCCGCGGCTACGTGCTCGGCGGGGCCGCGCTGCTGGGTGCGGGCATCACCGCGTTCTACATGACCCGGGTGATGCTGATGACCTTCTTCGGCAAGAAGCGCTGGACGCCGGGGACCCACCCGCACGAGTCGCCGGCGCTGATGACGATGCCGATGATCCTGCTGGCGTTCGGCTCGGTGTTTTCCGGTTTCCTGTTCACCTACGGCGACTCGCTGAAGCACTGGCTGGAACCCGTCGTCGGTGTGCACGAGGAAGCCGCGCACGGCATTCCGGCCGCGGCGGTCAGTGCCGCGGCGCTGGCGGTCGTCCTGGTCGGAGTTGTGGTGGCCTACCGGATGTACGGCGGCAAGGCGGAAATCCCGCGGGTCGCCCCGGCCCGCGTCTCGGTGCTCACGACGGCCGCCCGCGCCGACGCCTACGGCGACGCCTTCAACGAGGAGGTCTTCATGCGCCCCGGTGCGCAACTGACACACGCGCTGGTCGTCGCCGACGACGCCGGTGTGGACGGATCGGTCAACGGACTGGCCGCGCTGGTGGGCCGAACGTCGAATCGCCTGCGCGGCTTTCAGACCGGCTTCGCCCGCAACTATGCGCTGTCGATGCTGCTGGGTGCCGCCGTGGTGGCCGGCGCATTGTTGGCGGTGAACCTGTGGTGA
- the nuoJ gene encoding NADH-quinone oxidoreductase subunit J — MIATLAANVAADTLVRTSTGEAVMFWVLGTAALIGALGVVLAVNAVYSAMFLAMTMLILAVFYMAQDALFLGVVQVVVYTGAVMMLFLFVLMLIGVDSAESLKETLHGQRVAGVVTGIGFGVLLIAGIGNVATGGFSGLAAANANGNVEGLAALIFSRYLWAFELTSALLITAAVGAMILAHRERFERRKTQRELAEERFRPGGHPTPLPNPGVYARHNAVDVAALLPDGSYSELSVSKILRTRGADGLATPSPEAVSGGPKGGAS, encoded by the coding sequence ATGATCGCCACCCTGGCCGCCAACGTCGCGGCCGACACGCTGGTCCGCACCTCCACCGGTGAAGCGGTGATGTTCTGGGTGCTGGGCACCGCGGCATTGATCGGCGCACTCGGGGTGGTGCTGGCCGTCAACGCGGTCTACTCCGCGATGTTCCTGGCGATGACGATGCTCATCCTGGCGGTGTTCTACATGGCCCAGGACGCGCTGTTCCTCGGCGTCGTCCAAGTCGTCGTCTACACCGGCGCGGTGATGATGCTGTTCCTGTTCGTGCTGATGCTCATCGGCGTCGACTCCGCCGAGTCGCTCAAAGAGACGCTGCACGGCCAGCGGGTCGCCGGTGTGGTGACCGGCATCGGGTTCGGTGTGCTGCTGATCGCCGGGATCGGCAACGTGGCCACCGGCGGCTTCTCCGGGCTGGCTGCCGCGAACGCCAACGGAAACGTCGAAGGCCTTGCGGCGCTGATCTTCTCGCGCTACCTGTGGGCCTTCGAATTGACCAGCGCGCTGTTGATCACCGCGGCGGTCGGGGCGATGATCCTGGCGCACCGGGAGCGTTTCGAGCGCCGCAAGACCCAGCGCGAGCTCGCCGAGGAACGCTTCCGTCCGGGAGGCCACCCGACGCCGCTGCCGAACCCCGGTGTCTACGCCCGGCACAACGCCGTCGATGTGGCCGCGCTGCTGCCCGACGGCTCCTACTCGGAGTTGTCGGTTTCCAAGATCCTGCGCACCCGCGGGGCCGACGGCCTTGCCACCCCCTCCCCCGAAGCCGTGTCCGGCGGCCCCAAAGGCGGTGCGTCATGA
- the nuoH gene encoding NADH-quinone oxidoreductase subunit H produces MNGLTAFGHDPWWLVVGKTLAIFVFLMLNVLVAILLERKILGWMQLRPGPNRVGPWGTLQSLADGIKLALKESITPGGVDWFVYFAAPAISAIPAFTAFAFIPFGPEVSVFGHWTPLQLTDLPVAVLFILGLSAIGVYGIVLGGWASGSTYPLLGGVRSTAQVISYEVAMGLSFAAVFLYAGSMSTSQIVASQDRVWYVFLLLPSFIIYLISMVGETNRAPFDLPEAEGELVAGFHTEYSSLKFAIFMLAEYVNMMTVSSLATVMFFGGWHAPWPLNMWDGANSGWWPVLWFTAKMWTFLFIYFWLRASLPRFRYDQFMSLGWKLLIPVSLVWIMIAAVVRTLRNQGYQHWTVVLVISSLVVGALLLATLRKPFSAPSPRARARQRRQQLEERGSTEPAFPVPPLPLKKLEQPIGASKEKARG; encoded by the coding sequence ATGAACGGCTTGACCGCTTTCGGGCACGATCCGTGGTGGCTGGTGGTCGGCAAGACCCTGGCCATCTTCGTGTTCCTGATGCTTAACGTGCTGGTGGCGATCCTGCTCGAGCGGAAGATCCTGGGCTGGATGCAGTTGCGGCCCGGCCCCAACCGGGTCGGCCCGTGGGGCACCCTGCAGAGCCTGGCCGACGGAATCAAGCTGGCGCTCAAGGAAAGCATCACTCCCGGCGGCGTCGACTGGTTCGTCTACTTCGCCGCACCGGCCATCTCGGCGATCCCGGCGTTCACCGCGTTCGCGTTCATCCCGTTCGGCCCCGAGGTGTCGGTCTTCGGCCACTGGACACCGTTGCAGCTCACCGACCTTCCGGTCGCGGTGCTGTTCATCCTGGGGCTCTCGGCGATCGGCGTGTACGGCATCGTACTGGGCGGCTGGGCGTCCGGCTCCACCTACCCGCTGCTGGGCGGGGTGCGATCGACCGCCCAGGTCATCTCCTACGAGGTGGCGATGGGGCTGTCGTTCGCCGCGGTGTTCCTCTACGCCGGCTCCATGTCGACGTCGCAGATCGTGGCCAGCCAGGACCGGGTCTGGTACGTCTTCCTGCTGCTCCCGTCGTTCATCATCTACCTGATCTCGATGGTCGGCGAAACCAACCGGGCACCCTTCGACCTGCCCGAGGCCGAAGGCGAGCTGGTCGCCGGCTTCCACACCGAGTACTCGTCGCTGAAGTTCGCGATCTTCATGCTCGCCGAGTACGTCAACATGATGACCGTGTCGTCCCTGGCCACCGTCATGTTCTTCGGCGGCTGGCATGCCCCGTGGCCGCTGAACATGTGGGACGGCGCCAACTCCGGCTGGTGGCCGGTGCTCTGGTTCACCGCCAAGATGTGGACCTTCCTGTTCATCTACTTCTGGCTGCGCGCCAGCCTGCCCCGGTTCCGCTACGACCAGTTCATGTCGCTGGGCTGGAAGTTGCTGATCCCGGTCTCGCTGGTGTGGATCATGATCGCCGCCGTCGTCCGCACCCTGCGCAACCAGGGCTACCAGCATTGGACGGTGGTCCTGGTGATCAGCAGCCTCGTCGTCGGCGCGCTGCTGTTGGCGACGCTGCGCAAACCGTTCAGCGCACCGAGCCCCAGGGCGCGCGCCCGCCAGCGCCGCCAGCAGCTCGAGGAGCGCGGCAGCACCGAACCGGCGTTCCCGGTGCCGCCGCTGCCGCTGAAGAAACTCGAACAGCCGATCGGCGCGAGCAAGGAGAAGGCACGTGGCTAA
- the nuoK gene encoding NADH-quinone oxidoreductase subunit K, whose translation MNPANYLYLSALLFTIGAAGVLLRRNAIVMFMCVELMLNAVNLAFVTFARMHGKLDGQMIAFFTMVVAACEVVIGLAIIMTIFRARKSASVDDANLLKG comes from the coding sequence ATGAACCCGGCCAACTACCTCTACCTCTCGGCCCTGCTGTTCACCATTGGCGCCGCCGGCGTGCTGTTGCGGCGCAACGCGATCGTCATGTTCATGTGTGTGGAGCTGATGCTCAACGCCGTCAACCTGGCGTTCGTCACCTTCGCCCGCATGCACGGCAAGCTCGACGGACAGATGATCGCGTTCTTCACCATGGTTGTCGCGGCCTGCGAGGTCGTGATCGGCCTGGCCATCATCATGACGATTTTCCGTGCCCGCAAATCGGCGTCGGTCGACGACGCGAATCTACTCAAAGGCTAG